A window of the Haloarcula litorea genome harbors these coding sequences:
- a CDS encoding ATPase domain-containing protein, with translation MTSGPRTRVQTGVDGLDEILGGGLLPERSYMVRGRPGTGKSILGLHFLTAGVERDETALYVNLEEATEDIRANAASLDIEVDGVEFLDLTPESEAFTEADTYDVFSPDEVEGESVTGTITERVRETEPDRVFVDPMTQLRYLSPDQYQFRKQVLSLTRFFGQSGATLLFTSQAGERTPDDDLQFMADGVVELADTESGRTVDVPKFRGSGTRSGDHAMRIDDDGMYVYPELEPGEHTTDYEIESIPSGVPELDDQLNGGIERGTVTIVSGPTGVGKTTTGAQFVKEAAGRGERSAIYMFEETERTFFERCTSVNIPVDRMRDRGTLTVEEIEALDLSPQEFAARVRRDVEEEGTELVMIDGINGYGLSIRGGEDELRRKLHALCRYLKNVGVTVILVDEVSSVTGEFQVTEGDISYIADNILFLRHVEMSGELRKVIGVLKKRTSDFQRTLRAFEITTHGIKIGEPMTNLRGILRGTPEWIDDRADD, from the coding sequence CTGCTTCCCGAGCGGAGTTACATGGTCCGGGGTCGCCCGGGGACGGGCAAGTCCATCCTCGGCCTCCACTTTCTCACCGCCGGCGTCGAGCGCGACGAGACCGCGCTGTACGTGAACCTGGAGGAGGCGACCGAGGACATCCGGGCGAACGCCGCGTCGCTGGACATCGAGGTCGACGGCGTGGAGTTCCTCGACCTGACCCCCGAGTCCGAGGCGTTCACCGAGGCCGACACCTACGACGTGTTCAGCCCCGACGAGGTGGAAGGCGAGTCCGTGACCGGGACCATCACCGAGCGGGTCCGCGAGACGGAGCCGGACCGGGTGTTCGTCGACCCGATGACCCAGCTCCGGTACCTCTCGCCCGACCAGTACCAGTTCCGCAAGCAGGTGCTGTCGCTGACCCGCTTTTTCGGACAGAGCGGCGCGACGCTGCTTTTCACCTCCCAGGCCGGCGAGCGGACGCCCGACGACGACCTCCAGTTCATGGCCGACGGCGTGGTCGAACTGGCCGACACGGAGAGCGGGCGGACCGTCGACGTGCCGAAGTTCCGCGGCTCCGGGACCCGGAGCGGCGACCACGCGATGCGGATCGACGACGACGGGATGTACGTCTATCCCGAGCTGGAGCCGGGCGAGCACACGACGGACTACGAGATCGAGTCGATCCCTTCGGGCGTCCCCGAGCTGGACGACCAGCTCAACGGCGGGATCGAGCGCGGGACCGTGACCATCGTCTCCGGGCCGACCGGCGTCGGCAAGACGACCACCGGCGCGCAGTTCGTGAAGGAGGCGGCGGGCCGGGGCGAGCGGTCGGCCATCTATATGTTCGAGGAGACCGAACGGACGTTCTTCGAGCGCTGTACCTCGGTCAACATCCCCGTCGACCGGATGCGCGACCGCGGGACGCTCACCGTCGAGGAGATCGAGGCGCTGGACCTCTCGCCACAGGAGTTCGCCGCGCGGGTCCGGCGGGACGTCGAGGAGGAGGGGACCGAACTCGTGATGATCGACGGCATCAACGGCTACGGCCTCTCGATCAGGGGCGGCGAGGACGAGCTCCGGCGGAAGCTCCACGCCCTCTGTCGGTACCTGAAAAACGTCGGCGTCACCGTCATCCTCGTCGACGAGGTCTCGTCGGTCACGGGCGAGTTCCAGGTGACGGAGGGCGACATCAGCTACATCGCCGACAACATCCTGTTCCTCCGGCACGTCGAGATGTCCGGCGAGCTCCGGAAGGTCATCGGCGTCCTCAAGAAGCGGACCAGCGACTTCCAGCGGACGCTCCGGGCGTTCGAGATCACGACCCACGGGATCAAGATCGGCGAGCCGATGACGAACCTCCGCGGGATCCTCCGGGGTACGCCCGAGTGGATCGACGACAGGGCGGACGACTGA